One Bacteroidales bacterium DNA segment encodes these proteins:
- the topA gene encoding type I DNA topoisomerase: MIQNLVIVESPAKAKTIEKFLGKEFVVKSSFGHIRDLSKKNLGIDIEKGFKPEYIVNDDKKKVVDDLRKSVAESETVWLASDEDREGEAIAWHLSEVLKLDKNKTKRIVFHEITKNAIQNAIKNPRGIDYNLVNAQQARRILDRLVGFELSPILWKKVKPALSAGRVQSVAVRLLVEREREVFAFNSSSFFKVVAHFKGDTEIKAELSEKLLTLKETLDFIESCKTAIFTISDVSKKPSKKTPAPPFTTSTLQQEASRKLSFSVSQTMTIAQKLYEAGHITYMRTDSVNLSDTAIDAAKETIIQEFGGKYHNPRQFKTKSKGAQEAHEAIRPTYFDKQKIVGSTGEQRLYDLIWKRTIASQMSDAQLEKTTVTINISTSTYKFIASGEVILFDGFLRVYLESTDDDSDESGKDLLPPMKAGQILSPKEIAANERFTQRPPRYTEASLVKKLEELGIGRPSTYAPTISTIVTRGYVLKEDREGISRKYISILLKNGKVTKEEKTEITGAEKSKLFPSDIGIVVNDFLVEYFKNILNYNFTATVEKDFDDIAEGKIEWTKMIEQFYRPFHKDVEKTLLESDYSKGERTLGADPKTGKSVTVRIGRFGPIAQIGENDTEKNIKAQYASLLKGQLIETITLEEALSLFNLPRNVGLYEEKEVVIGIGRFGPYVRHASKFFSLKKEDNPITISLARAVDIIEEGRKKEREKVIKIFDEDSSLQLLNGRWGAYINYKGDNYKLPKGSDAQKLNYSDCVKIVSEQKPTNKKKKVSGKAKR, translated from the coding sequence ATGATCCAAAATCTTGTTATTGTTGAGTCACCAGCCAAAGCGAAAACGATAGAAAAGTTTTTAGGGAAGGAGTTTGTAGTAAAATCAAGCTTTGGGCATATACGAGATCTCTCCAAAAAGAATCTAGGTATCGATATTGAAAAAGGGTTTAAGCCTGAATATATCGTTAACGATGATAAAAAAAAGGTGGTCGATGATCTACGCAAAAGCGTTGCTGAATCCGAAACAGTTTGGCTTGCATCTGATGAGGATCGCGAAGGAGAAGCAATTGCTTGGCATCTAAGCGAAGTTCTTAAGCTAGATAAGAATAAAACCAAAAGAATAGTTTTTCACGAGATTACTAAAAATGCGATACAAAACGCAATTAAGAATCCTCGAGGAATTGATTATAACCTTGTTAACGCCCAGCAAGCTCGTAGAATACTTGATCGACTTGTAGGTTTTGAATTATCGCCCATACTCTGGAAAAAAGTTAAACCAGCACTATCTGCGGGAAGGGTTCAATCAGTTGCTGTAAGGCTTTTAGTTGAAAGAGAAAGAGAAGTATTTGCATTTAATTCCTCCTCTTTTTTTAAGGTAGTTGCCCATTTCAAAGGGGATACTGAAATAAAAGCTGAACTTTCTGAAAAACTCCTGACCTTAAAGGAAACGCTTGACTTCATTGAAAGCTGTAAAACTGCAATTTTTACGATTTCAGATGTTAGTAAAAAACCTTCGAAAAAAACACCTGCACCCCCTTTTACAACATCTACGCTTCAACAAGAGGCGAGTCGTAAATTGAGTTTTTCAGTTTCTCAAACTATGACCATCGCTCAAAAACTTTATGAGGCTGGTCATATTACATACATGAGAACCGACTCGGTAAACCTTTCGGATACAGCAATTGATGCTGCAAAAGAAACAATTATTCAAGAGTTTGGAGGAAAATATCATAACCCAAGACAGTTTAAAACAAAATCAAAAGGAGCTCAAGAGGCGCACGAAGCTATAAGACCAACCTACTTTGATAAACAAAAAATTGTTGGCAGTACTGGTGAACAGAGACTTTACGACCTAATCTGGAAAAGAACCATTGCATCGCAAATGAGTGATGCTCAACTCGAAAAAACGACTGTTACAATAAATATTTCAACATCAACCTATAAATTTATTGCTTCCGGTGAAGTTATTCTGTTTGATGGTTTTCTAAGAGTATACCTTGAATCAACCGACGATGATTCAGACGAGTCAGGAAAAGACCTTTTGCCTCCAATGAAAGCGGGTCAAATACTTTCACCAAAGGAAATTGCTGCTAACGAAAGATTTACCCAGCGTCCCCCAAGATATACAGAGGCAAGCCTTGTGAAAAAACTTGAAGAACTTGGGATTGGACGCCCCTCAACCTATGCTCCTACCATTTCTACCATAGTAACACGTGGTTATGTGCTTAAAGAAGATCGAGAAGGCATTAGTCGAAAATACATTTCAATTCTATTAAAGAACGGAAAGGTAACAAAGGAGGAAAAAACTGAAATTACAGGTGCCGAAAAATCAAAATTATTTCCAAGTGATATTGGTATCGTTGTAAATGATTTTCTTGTTGAATATTTTAAAAACATCCTTAACTATAACTTTACCGCTACGGTAGAAAAGGATTTTGACGATATTGCCGAAGGGAAAATTGAATGGACAAAAATGATCGAACAATTTTATCGTCCTTTCCACAAAGATGTTGAAAAAACACTTCTTGAATCCGACTATAGCAAAGGAGAAAGAACTCTCGGTGCCGATCCTAAAACAGGGAAATCTGTTACTGTTCGGATTGGGCGTTTTGGTCCTATTGCTCAAATAGGAGAAAATGATACAGAAAAAAATATAAAGGCTCAATATGCAAGCCTCCTTAAAGGTCAACTTATCGAAACTATTACCCTCGAAGAAGCTTTATCTCTCTTCAATTTACCCAGAAACGTTGGTCTTTACGAAGAAAAAGAGGTAGTAATTGGTATTGGACGTTTTGGCCCATATGTTCGTCATGCATCAAAATTCTTTTCATTAAAAAAAGAAGATAACCCAATAACCATAAGCTTAGCACGTGCTGTTGATATAATTGAAGAGGGCCGAAAGAAAGAAAGAGAAAAAGTAATTAAAATCTTTGATGAGGACTCATCTTTACAACTTTTAAATGGTAGGTGGGGTGCCTACATAAACTATAAGGGTGATAATTATAAATTACCTAAAGGTTCCGACGCTCAAAAACTAAACTATTCCGATTGCGTCAAAATTGTGAGCGAACAGAAACCAACAAATAAAAAGAAAAAAGTATCAGGAAAAGCGAAACGATGA
- a CDS encoding formimidoylglutamase, with amino-acid sequence MNPVDYLDPSDSIPFFGGVTKESSTLVNITSYTHRKAFPEIKQGDIVILGVSENRNSSNIGSSKSPDLIRSYFYGLSNFPLKVKIVDGGNLKPTKTPSDSYSAIKDLVDFFLGKKATLIILGGTQEISLAIYQAICIHRKSIGVSFIDSRLDLGVPDSGFCATSYIQKFLEEPIGNLFNLSLVGYQSYLVDPKQIDSLTKKSHEAFRLGFIRGNFREVEPTFRDSDFVSVDIGAIRHSDCPGNIYPSPNGLYAEEACQLSRYSGLSDKTCCFGIFELNSDSDPSLQSAHLSAQLVWHFIEAFSQRKGEIPHNNIDFKKFIVKSNTPGIDMIFYKSMISDNWWMEIPTNNYELFPERKVIIACSYNDYLLASKQELPERWIRVYNKVI; translated from the coding sequence ATGAATCCAGTTGATTATCTTGATCCTTCAGATTCAATACCTTTTTTTGGAGGTGTAACAAAAGAATCATCTACTCTTGTTAACATCACCTCCTACACACATAGAAAAGCATTTCCTGAAATAAAACAGGGTGATATCGTTATTTTAGGAGTTTCTGAAAACAGGAATTCCTCTAATATTGGTTCATCAAAATCACCCGATTTAATTAGATCATATTTTTACGGACTTTCAAATTTTCCTCTAAAAGTAAAAATAGTAGATGGGGGAAACTTAAAACCAACTAAAACACCTTCAGATTCATACTCTGCAATAAAAGATTTAGTTGATTTTTTTCTTGGGAAAAAAGCTACATTAATAATTCTTGGTGGTACACAGGAGATATCACTGGCCATTTATCAGGCAATATGTATTCATCGAAAAAGCATTGGAGTCTCGTTTATTGATTCTCGCTTAGATTTAGGAGTACCTGATAGTGGTTTTTGTGCAACTAGTTACATCCAAAAATTTCTTGAAGAACCCATAGGGAATTTATTCAATCTAAGTCTGGTGGGTTATCAAAGCTATTTGGTTGACCCGAAGCAGATTGATTCATTAACTAAAAAAAGTCATGAAGCATTTCGATTAGGCTTTATTAGGGGTAATTTCCGTGAAGTAGAGCCAACTTTTAGGGATTCAGATTTTGTAAGTGTCGATATTGGAGCAATAAGACATTCCGACTGTCCTGGGAATATTTATCCATCTCCAAATGGGCTTTATGCGGAAGAAGCATGCCAACTATCAAGATATTCCGGATTAAGTGATAAAACCTGTTGTTTTGGTATATTTGAACTAAATTCAGACTCTGATCCTTCTCTTCAAAGTGCTCATTTATCTGCCCAATTGGTATGGCATTTTATTGAAGCATTTTCACAAAGAAAAGGAGAAATTCCACATAATAATATTGATTTTAAAAAGTTTATTGTGAAAAGTAATACTCCTGGAATTGACATGATCTTTTATAAAAGTATGATTTCAGACAACTGGTGGATGGAAATTCCAACTAACAACTATGAATTATTTCCTGAAAGAAAAGTGATAATCGCCTGTTCTTATAATGATTATTTACTTGCAAGCAAACAAGAATTGCCAGAAAGGTGGATTAGAGTATATAATAAAGTGATATAA
- a CDS encoding type IX secretion system membrane protein PorP/SprF → MRLKKFVLVLFSGLFYSTVFGQQDPQFSQVMFNQMSINPGYAGSNDMINANAINRIQWVGFDGAPSTSSFTINSPITPFGFKSGVGLNILTDNPGFNKDLGLSFSYAARFKAGKGNLGIGTSIGFINNSIDPNWNFPNVSADNAIPQGKQSSVNFDLGFGLYYNTDNMFFGLSATHLNGTRMNKSISPSHYSRQYYLTGGYILNLPNPSWQFSPSAYVVSDLVLSQFSLSANLKYNKKFWGGVSYRIGRLGEAVTGMLGIELFNGLKIGYAYEFSMREISNYNDGSHEFMLGYSFKLKKERPPQQFKSIRFL, encoded by the coding sequence ATGCGATTAAAGAAATTTGTTTTAGTACTTTTTTCTGGACTCTTTTATTCCACTGTTTTTGGGCAGCAGGATCCTCAATTCTCGCAGGTTATGTTCAATCAAATGAGCATAAATCCTGGATATGCAGGAAGTAATGATATGATTAATGCAAATGCAATTAATAGGATTCAATGGGTTGGATTTGATGGAGCTCCTTCCACCTCTTCTTTTACAATTAACTCACCTATTACACCTTTTGGATTTAAAAGCGGTGTTGGTCTAAATATTCTAACTGACAACCCTGGATTCAACAAAGATTTAGGCCTTAGTTTTTCTTATGCTGCTCGTTTTAAAGCAGGAAAAGGAAATCTCGGTATTGGCACTAGTATCGGTTTTATAAATAATTCGATTGATCCTAATTGGAACTTTCCAAATGTTAGCGCAGATAATGCAATACCTCAAGGCAAACAAAGTAGTGTAAATTTTGATTTGGGTTTTGGGTTGTACTACAATACAGATAATATGTTCTTTGGTCTCTCGGCAACACATCTCAATGGAACCAGAATGAACAAATCTATTAGTCCTTCCCATTATTCCAGACAATATTATCTTACTGGAGGTTATATACTAAATCTACCGAATCCTTCATGGCAGTTTAGTCCATCAGCATATGTCGTTTCTGATTTAGTACTGTCACAATTTTCATTATCAGCAAATCTAAAGTACAATAAAAAATTCTGGGGTGGCGTTTCTTATCGCATAGGTCGTTTGGGGGAGGCTGTAACTGGGATGTTAGGGATTGAATTGTTTAATGGATTAAAAATTGGTTACGCTTACGAATTTTCAATGCGTGAGATTAGTAACTATAATGATGGTTCTCATGAGTTTATGCTTGGTTATTCCTTTAAATTGAAAAAGGAACGCCCGCCTCAACAATTTAAAAGCATAAGATTTTTGTAA
- a CDS encoding SUMF1/EgtB/PvdO family nonheme iron enzyme encodes MKKLLILSVLISLLWSCGPNREGELVGVSGRKSYSEPNPYNMVFVPMGSFNIGGNDQDVSWAINAPTKTISVDAFWMDQTEITNNQYRQFVFYVRDSIARRKLAEQNDEFAISEDQFGNPIDPPTLNWEIPIDATDEGQAEILKDMYYSKEESFYGRKEIDTRKLDYEYFWIDLKQAAEKRNRYNFETQSYDKGEIINNMGVPVKVTDRSSFIIRDKVNVYPDTLCWISDFSYSYNEPYTTTYFWHPSYDNYPVVGVSWKQATAFCIWRTQTFNKYLMGQGLSGSNDFRLPTESEWEYSSRGGLDHSMYPWGGPYTRNAEGCFLANFKPLRGNLVDDGGFISLAVGSYEPNDYGLYDMAGNVSEWTANAYDESAYSFMHDMNPDYKYNAKPTDPPALKRKVIRGGSWKDIGFFLQVGTRTFEYQDTTKSYIGFRCVKSYLGGK; translated from the coding sequence ATGAAAAAGCTTCTTATTTTAAGTGTTCTTATATCCCTTCTATGGAGTTGTGGTCCTAACAGAGAAGGAGAGCTTGTTGGTGTTTCTGGGAGAAAAAGCTATTCAGAACCCAATCCATACAATATGGTATTTGTTCCAATGGGTTCATTTAACATAGGCGGTAACGATCAGGATGTATCTTGGGCCATTAACGCTCCAACAAAAACAATTTCTGTTGATGCGTTTTGGATGGATCAAACCGAAATTACAAATAACCAATATCGTCAATTTGTGTTTTATGTTCGGGACTCTATTGCTAGAAGAAAACTTGCAGAACAAAATGATGAATTCGCAATTTCTGAAGATCAATTTGGCAACCCAATCGATCCACCAACGCTAAATTGGGAAATTCCAATCGATGCAACCGATGAAGGACAAGCAGAGATTCTTAAAGATATGTATTATTCAAAAGAAGAAAGTTTTTATGGCCGTAAAGAGATTGATACCAGAAAACTTGATTATGAATATTTCTGGATCGACCTAAAGCAAGCTGCAGAAAAGCGTAACCGTTATAATTTTGAAACACAAAGTTATGATAAAGGTGAAATAATAAATAACATGGGTGTTCCTGTAAAAGTTACAGATCGTTCTTCTTTTATAATTCGTGATAAAGTAAATGTTTATCCAGATACTCTCTGTTGGATTAGCGATTTTTCATACTCATACAACGAACCTTATACAACTACATATTTTTGGCATCCATCATATGATAATTACCCTGTTGTAGGCGTTTCATGGAAACAAGCAACTGCGTTTTGCATCTGGAGAACCCAAACCTTTAATAAGTATTTAATGGGACAAGGTTTATCTGGTTCAAACGACTTCAGACTTCCAACAGAATCTGAATGGGAATACTCTTCTCGTGGCGGATTAGATCATAGCATGTACCCATGGGGTGGTCCATATACACGTAATGCTGAAGGCTGCTTCCTTGCTAATTTCAAACCACTTAGAGGTAATTTAGTTGATGATGGGGGTTTTATTTCACTTGCTGTTGGTAGTTATGAGCCAAACGATTATGGTTTGTATGACATGGCAGGTAATGTTTCTGAATGGACGGCCAACGCTTATGACGAAAGTGCCTATTCATTTATGCACGACATGAATCCTGATTATAAATACAACGCAAAACCTACCGATCCTCCAGCCCTAAAACGTAAAGTTATTCGTGGTGGCTCATGGAAAGATATTGGTTTTTTCCTTCAAGTAGGTACACGTACATTTGAATATCAGGACACTACTAAATCATATATTGGTTTTAGATGTGTAAAATCTTATTTAGGAGGTAAGTAA
- the gldL gene encoding gliding motility protein GldL produces the protein MGFNISEIVQGSGWKNFMKYLYGWGASIVILGAMFKILHLKGAAQMLMVGMSIEAIIFFFSAFEPIHEEVDWTLVYPELAGMSDEEELRKYRSDSKHGGSLDADSIKEIITSVMASGGQVANQPSGSSGQVQQVPIGVPGALVFTEKFNKMLENAEIGPELFDKVSRGLNKLSDTSTKIADISNAAVATNEYADKMKKAAESIGSFTDNYSKSGQVLNESINILSENYQKTAGIVSESGQDFMNGVSKSVTNLQDQLTKAGENVSTRINESGNKVAADLGTAANGLAITYKQATDSLSLTYQQLSDAMKANGNIISEGSGGYQGQLERLNKNMSALNAAHELHLQETTQRLKEAEKVYSGVDGMMKKINTSVTETEKFTEALELLNKNISALNSVYGNMLSAINIMSNGK, from the coding sequence ATGGGATTTAATATTTCTGAAATAGTCCAAGGATCTGGTTGGAAAAACTTTATGAAGTATCTCTATGGCTGGGGTGCTTCCATTGTAATTCTTGGAGCCATGTTTAAAATTCTTCACCTAAAGGGTGCTGCTCAAATGCTTATGGTAGGGATGTCGATTGAGGCAATCATTTTCTTTTTCTCGGCTTTTGAGCCAATTCACGAGGAAGTTGATTGGACCTTAGTTTATCCCGAACTTGCAGGTATGTCTGATGAGGAAGAACTTCGAAAATATAGGAGTGATAGTAAACATGGTGGTAGTTTAGATGCTGATTCTATTAAGGAGATTATAACAAGTGTTATGGCAAGCGGTGGTCAAGTTGCCAATCAACCATCTGGTTCTTCTGGACAAGTTCAACAAGTTCCTATTGGTGTTCCTGGGGCATTAGTTTTTACTGAAAAGTTTAACAAAATGCTTGAAAATGCGGAAATCGGCCCTGAACTTTTCGATAAAGTAAGCCGCGGTTTAAATAAACTTAGTGATACCTCAACTAAAATTGCGGACATCTCTAATGCTGCTGTGGCAACAAATGAATATGCCGATAAGATGAAGAAAGCCGCTGAATCAATTGGCTCATTCACTGATAACTACTCAAAATCTGGTCAGGTTCTTAACGAATCTATAAACATTCTTTCTGAAAATTATCAAAAAACGGCAGGTATTGTTTCAGAAAGCGGTCAGGATTTCATGAACGGCGTAAGTAAATCTGTGACAAACCTTCAAGATCAACTTACTAAAGCGGGAGAGAACGTTAGCACCCGTATTAATGAATCAGGAAATAAAGTTGCTGCTGATTTAGGAACAGCTGCTAATGGATTAGCAATTACTTATAAACAAGCAACAGATTCACTAAGCCTAACCTATCAACAACTTTCTGATGCTATGAAGGCTAATGGTAATATTATTAGTGAAGGAAGTGGGGGCTATCAAGGACAACTTGAACGATTGAATAAAAACATGTCTGCCCTCAATGCTGCACACGAATTACATCTTCAAGAAACAACTCAGCGACTGAAAGAAGCTGAAAAGGTTTATTCTGGTGTAGATGGGATGATGAAAAAGATTAATACATCAGTTACTGAAACTGAAAAGTTTACTGAAGCTCTTGAGTTACTCAACAAGAATATTTCAGCATTAAATTCTGTTTATGGCAATATGCTATCGGCGATAAATATTATGTCGAATGGCAAATAA
- the gldM gene encoding gliding motility protein GldM has protein sequence MAHGKETPRQKMIGMMYLVLTAMLALNVSTDVLKAFVLVDNGLSRTTKNYSAKNEKLYTQFENAYTLNKVKVGPWKNKADEIKKEALDIIDYVQGLKREIVISAEGPETPAVKGNEILSEFITQTTDTEKGANILIGLEGSGKAFELKRKLVKFREYLISLINAQKAPELISSINGILNTDNPPPKEDGTVQTWESSRFEGIPLIADMPQLTKVQVDVLNCEAEVVNYLLQQVGANDFKFNVLKATVIPSSTYVIQGNDFKAQVFLAASDTTQQPEVLICSYDSTYNKETGDYDYRVAGGSTSIPVSKSGKGLYTTKGTKLGKNFWSGLIQMTAPDGSITRKPFKHQFEVATPNVVVSPSKMNVFYYGVDNPVEISIPGISMDKISATISKGTIKPTGSDFIVQPGSGTTTCDITVYAIVEGTKRNMGTKTFRIKQVPPPIPRVSGITGKTVPKNELAASLGVVAEMPKDFDFDLKFKVTSFTLAATIRGFNQEQSSKGQAFTEDQKRILSNLQSGNVISIINIKAVGPGGDVRDLNDLVIKIK, from the coding sequence ATGGCTCACGGCAAAGAAACACCTAGGCAAAAAATGATCGGCATGATGTATCTCGTGCTGACTGCAATGCTTGCATTGAACGTATCCACTGATGTACTTAAAGCTTTTGTTTTAGTTGATAATGGTTTATCTAGAACGACTAAAAACTATAGCGCAAAGAACGAAAAACTTTACACTCAATTTGAGAATGCCTATACTCTAAATAAAGTTAAGGTTGGCCCATGGAAGAATAAAGCAGATGAGATAAAAAAAGAAGCACTAGATATTATTGATTATGTCCAAGGACTTAAAAGAGAAATTGTTATATCCGCAGAAGGTCCTGAAACACCTGCGGTAAAAGGGAATGAAATTCTTAGTGAGTTTATTACTCAAACAACCGATACAGAAAAAGGTGCTAATATTCTAATCGGCCTTGAAGGTAGCGGAAAAGCTTTTGAATTAAAACGGAAACTTGTCAAGTTCAGAGAATATTTAATTAGTTTAATTAATGCTCAGAAAGCACCCGAACTTATTTCTTCAATAAATGGCATCCTTAATACCGATAATCCTCCACCCAAAGAGGATGGCACAGTTCAAACATGGGAAAGTTCTCGGTTTGAAGGAATACCCCTAATTGCTGATATGCCTCAATTAACAAAAGTACAAGTAGATGTCCTCAATTGCGAAGCAGAAGTAGTCAACTACCTTTTGCAACAGGTTGGTGCAAATGATTTTAAGTTTAATGTACTAAAAGCCACTGTTATTCCATCTTCAACTTATGTAATTCAAGGCAATGACTTTAAAGCTCAGGTTTTCTTAGCAGCATCAGATACTACACAACAACCAGAGGTGCTTATTTGTAGTTATGATTCAACTTATAACAAAGAAACTGGAGATTATGATTATAGGGTTGCTGGAGGTTCTACTTCTATTCCCGTTTCAAAATCAGGAAAAGGATTATATACCACTAAGGGTACAAAACTCGGTAAAAATTTTTGGTCTGGCCTTATTCAAATGACAGCACCTGATGGATCAATAACGAGAAAACCTTTTAAACATCAATTTGAGGTTGCAACACCCAACGTAGTTGTTTCCCCATCAAAAATGAACGTGTTTTATTACGGAGTTGATAATCCTGTTGAAATTTCAATTCCAGGAATATCAATGGATAAAATTTCTGCTACAATTAGCAAAGGAACAATCAAGCCGACTGGTTCTGATTTTATTGTACAACCAGGATCTGGAACCACAACCTGCGATATTACTGTATACGCTATCGTTGAAGGAACTAAAAGGAATATGGGTACAAAAACCTTTAGAATAAAACAAGTTCCACCTCCAATCCCAAGAGTAAGTGGGATTACAGGAAAAACTGTTCCTAAGAATGAACTCGCAGCATCCCTTGGTGTTGTTGCTGAAATGCCGAAGGATTTTGACTTTGACCTAAAATTTAAAGTTACAAGTTTTACCCTTGCCGCTACAATTAGAGGTTTTAACCAAGAACAGTCATCAAAGGGTCAAGCATTCACCGAGGATCAAAAAAGAATACTAAGTAATCTTCAATCTGGCAATGTTATTAGTATTATTAATATTAAAGCTGTTGGTCCAGGAGGTGATGTTCGAGATCTAAACGATTTAGTTATTAAGATTAAATAA
- the gldN gene encoding gliding motility protein GldN — protein sequence MRRVTILLTGAALLFTSLSISAQDQKKESLVTDGIYVRESIPQRIPIPYPYIREADMMYTKRIWRIIDLREKINHPLYYPTQRMQDRTSLVQRLVDAIKYNEVSAYDPAVDDEFTTLLSYNQVLQNFDALDKTKTQQSITTGLDTTINVKGEIRWQDVKELLVKEEWFFDKQLSSIQVRIIGICPIRHFYRELKTGGEEEVAGELVRQPLFWVYFPEARKILANTAVFNSFNDSQRITFDDLFFKRHFNSSITQESNVYNNRRVQEYTYGGIPNMQESDRIKNDLFTFEHDLWEY from the coding sequence ATGAGACGAGTAACGATTTTACTAACTGGTGCAGCATTATTATTTACGTCTTTAAGCATCTCCGCACAAGACCAAAAGAAAGAATCTTTGGTTACGGATGGCATATACGTTCGTGAGTCTATTCCACAACGCATTCCTATTCCATACCCTTATATCAGAGAGGCAGATATGATGTATACAAAAAGAATTTGGCGCATTATCGATTTAAGGGAGAAAATCAACCATCCTTTATACTATCCAACTCAAAGGATGCAGGACAGAACTAGCCTTGTTCAAAGACTTGTTGATGCAATAAAATATAATGAAGTAAGTGCCTATGATCCAGCCGTTGATGATGAGTTTACTACATTACTTTCCTACAATCAAGTTTTACAAAATTTTGATGCTCTTGACAAAACGAAAACACAACAAAGTATAACAACTGGACTAGATACTACAATTAATGTTAAGGGAGAAATTCGCTGGCAGGATGTAAAAGAGTTACTTGTTAAAGAGGAATGGTTTTTTGACAAACAACTCTCATCCATTCAAGTTAGAATTATTGGAATCTGTCCAATACGTCACTTTTACCGCGAACTTAAAACTGGTGGTGAAGAAGAGGTAGCTGGTGAATTAGTACGTCAACCTCTATTCTGGGTATACTTCCCTGAAGCAAGAAAAATACTTGCAAATACAGCAGTATTCAATAGTTTTAACGATTCACAAAGGATTACATTTGATGACCTTTTCTTTAAGCGTCATTTTAACTCATCCATTACTCAAGAATCAAATGTTTATAATAATCGTCGTGTTCAGGAGTATACTTATGGAGGTATTCCAAATATGCAGGAGTCCGATAGGATCAAAAATGATTTATTTACATTTGAACATGATCTTTGGGAATATTAA
- a CDS encoding mannose-1-phosphate guanylyltransferase codes for MENRDIHCVIMAGGIGSRFWPLSRTTKPKQFIDILGTGKTLLQQTFLRMSRICPPENIIIVTSQIYRDLVLEQLPNIVEEQIVLEPMRRNTAPCISFANYKIKKKNPNAIVIVAPSDHLILNEDKFVETINSAVGFASKNDALLTLGIKPNRPETGYGYIQVGAIADKHIPNLKKVKTFTEKPNLELAKVFFDSGEFYWNSGIFVWSLGSIINAFEKYLPEVDGLFKEISSQFETKSELSCVEKSYSECRNVSIDYGVMEKAENVFVICSEFGWSDLGTWGSLYSHSNKDDKKNAINGKNVMIYDSKNTLVNVPDSKLVILQGLDDYIVVESDDILLVCKKSDEQEIKRFVSDVLIEKGEKYT; via the coding sequence ATGGAGAATAGAGATATACACTGTGTGATAATGGCTGGTGGTATTGGAAGTCGATTCTGGCCGTTAAGTCGGACGACAAAACCAAAACAGTTTATTGATATTTTAGGAACAGGAAAAACACTTTTACAGCAAACATTTTTAAGGATGAGCAGAATTTGCCCTCCTGAGAATATTATCATTGTAACGAGTCAAATTTATAGAGATTTAGTACTTGAGCAGTTGCCAAATATAGTGGAAGAACAGATTGTTCTTGAGCCAATGCGAAGAAATACCGCCCCTTGCATTTCGTTTGCAAACTATAAAATCAAAAAGAAGAATCCCAATGCGATTGTAATTGTTGCCCCAAGCGATCATTTAATTCTTAATGAGGATAAGTTTGTTGAAACTATAAATAGCGCAGTAGGTTTTGCATCTAAAAATGATGCACTACTTACACTTGGAATTAAACCAAATCGTCCAGAAACTGGTTATGGTTATATACAGGTTGGTGCAATAGCAGACAAGCACATTCCAAACCTCAAGAAGGTTAAAACATTTACCGAGAAACCTAACCTAGAACTCGCCAAGGTATTTTTTGATAGCGGGGAGTTTTATTGGAATTCTGGAATCTTTGTTTGGTCGCTTGGTTCTATTATTAATGCATTTGAAAAATACTTACCCGAGGTGGATGGGCTTTTCAAAGAAATTTCTTCTCAATTTGAAACCAAAAGCGAATTATCATGTGTCGAGAAATCCTATTCAGAATGTCGGAATGTTTCTATTGATTATGGCGTAATGGAAAAGGCAGAGAATGTATTTGTAATTTGCTCGGAATTTGGTTGGTCTGACTTGGGCACTTGGGGATCTCTGTATTCACACTCAAATAAGGATGATAAGAAGAATGCAATAAATGGAAAAAATGTAATGATTTATGATTCAAAGAATACTCTGGTAAATGTTCCTGATAGTAAGTTAGTAATACTTCAAGGCTTAGATGATTACATTGTTGTTGAATCCGATGATATTCTCCTCGTTTGTAAAAAGAGTGATGAGCAGGAGATAAAGAGGTTTGTAAGTGATGTCCTTATCGAAAAGGGAGAAAAGTATACCTAG